A section of the Phycisphaerales bacterium genome encodes:
- a CDS encoding S8 family serine peptidase, giving the protein MGTRMTWTTSRLLSVGLLLPLACGFGFAADSTERATVESGRIRSLAVPGSDVVINLWDEVEEDGRAVPTYSISLDGCSIATQQPVRPTVRLKYASFDPLAFEPEVPQALRSDADNQLYIVQFQTQMIEAYRAAMADAGACLLKFVADQSFVVEMEGEAADAVKEMPFVRWVGALHPAYKLDPALIGELFPAESAQAAAGADAGNAGRDETAVLGADVGQGGNGAVEYSIMMTRRGPAPQAAVANRIAAIGGVVNQTIPQGFRIRATLNAEQLAQVLRMNEVLYVDEQGVQEDDMDIARQIGGGTFLESTLGFTGQGVRAEVMDGGVRASHQQFEGQVIVHSQNSGDASHGTSTFGIVFASGAGNAQATGMIPDADGKIFCDYDLVLNQSQNRYGLTAELVDPNGPYRAVFQSNSWGNNRTRSYTTISAEMDDISFINDLIICQSQSNAGSPDSRPQAWAKNIVSVGGVYHRNTLSKADDSWGRGGSTGPAADGRIKPELTHFYDQIFTTSSSSDTSYTTSFGGTSGATPIVAGHFGLLFQMWHEGVFPGFGGGSDVFDSRPAMATAKALMVNCAVPYSGGDFTRFNQGWGMPDLTYLYNNRDTMLIVDEADVLEQLQSAQYQVTVGQGGGPLRVTMSYSDLMGNPAGPVARINDLSLKVTAPDNTVYWGNNGLTSGNWSTSGGNANTIDTVENVLIEAPAAGTWTIEVIASEINEDAYLDTPQVDAAFALVATGIDGFSGGMRIATSGACPGEVSVNWSDAPQNVTLGLVFALNTGSTVIPGGPCAGTTLGLGSQQLQLVQTTNSGSGNGSISGNVGQNSVCNGYLQMIETIACATSNVVRVGP; this is encoded by the coding sequence ATGGGAACGAGGATGACGTGGACGACCAGCCGACTGCTGTCGGTGGGGCTTCTGTTGCCGCTGGCCTGCGGCTTTGGCTTTGCGGCCGATTCGACTGAACGGGCGACGGTGGAATCCGGGCGAATCCGTTCGCTCGCCGTTCCCGGCTCGGATGTGGTGATCAACCTGTGGGACGAGGTGGAGGAGGACGGCCGGGCCGTGCCGACCTATTCAATCAGCCTCGACGGGTGCAGCATCGCGACCCAGCAGCCCGTTCGCCCCACGGTGCGGCTCAAGTACGCGTCGTTCGACCCGCTGGCGTTTGAGCCCGAGGTGCCGCAGGCGCTTCGGTCCGACGCCGATAACCAACTCTACATCGTGCAGTTCCAGACGCAGATGATCGAAGCGTATCGCGCAGCGATGGCCGACGCGGGCGCTTGCCTGCTCAAGTTCGTCGCGGATCAGTCGTTCGTCGTCGAGATGGAAGGCGAAGCGGCGGACGCGGTGAAGGAGATGCCGTTCGTTCGCTGGGTCGGCGCGCTGCACCCGGCGTACAAACTCGATCCGGCGCTCATCGGCGAGTTGTTCCCTGCTGAGTCAGCGCAGGCGGCTGCAGGCGCGGACGCTGGCAATGCGGGTCGTGACGAAACGGCCGTGCTCGGGGCAGATGTGGGCCAGGGCGGCAACGGCGCCGTGGAATACAGCATCATGATGACCCGTCGCGGCCCGGCGCCGCAGGCCGCCGTCGCGAATCGAATCGCGGCCATTGGCGGCGTGGTCAACCAGACCATTCCGCAGGGCTTCCGCATCCGCGCCACGCTCAACGCCGAGCAACTCGCGCAGGTGCTCCGCATGAACGAAGTGCTCTACGTCGATGAGCAGGGCGTTCAGGAAGATGACATGGACATCGCCCGCCAGATCGGCGGCGGCACGTTCCTTGAATCCACGCTGGGCTTCACCGGCCAGGGTGTCCGGGCCGAGGTCATGGACGGCGGCGTCCGCGCCAGCCACCAGCAGTTCGAAGGCCAGGTCATCGTTCACTCGCAGAACAGCGGCGACGCCAGCCACGGCACATCCACCTTCGGCATCGTCTTCGCCTCCGGCGCCGGCAACGCGCAAGCCACCGGCATGATCCCCGACGCCGACGGCAAGATCTTCTGCGACTATGACCTCGTGCTCAATCAAAGTCAGAATCGCTACGGCCTCACCGCGGAACTCGTTGATCCAAACGGGCCGTACCGGGCCGTCTTCCAGAGCAATTCGTGGGGCAACAACCGCACTCGCTCGTACACCACGATCTCAGCCGAGATGGATGACATCTCGTTCATCAACGACCTGATCATCTGCCAGTCGCAGAGCAACGCGGGCAGCCCGGACTCGCGCCCGCAGGCGTGGGCCAAGAACATCGTCTCGGTCGGCGGGGTCTACCACCGCAATACGCTGAGCAAGGCAGACGATTCCTGGGGCCGTGGCGGCAGCACCGGCCCGGCGGCGGATGGTCGCATCAAGCCCGAATTGACCCACTTCTACGACCAGATCTTCACCACCAGCAGCAGCAGCGACACGAGCTACACCACGAGCTTCGGCGGAACGAGCGGCGCCACGCCCATCGTGGCCGGCCACTTCGGCCTGCTCTTCCAGATGTGGCACGAAGGGGTCTTCCCCGGCTTTGGCGGCGGTTCCGACGTCTTTGACAGCAGACCCGCCATGGCCACCGCCAAGGCCCTGATGGTCAACTGCGCCGTGCCTTACAGCGGCGGGGATTTCACTCGCTTCAACCAGGGCTGGGGCATGCCGGATCTGACGTATCTCTACAACAACCGCGACACGATGCTGATCGTCGATGAGGCGGACGTGCTCGAGCAACTGCAGAGCGCGCAGTATCAGGTCACGGTCGGGCAGGGCGGCGGGCCGCTGCGCGTCACGATGTCCTATAGCGATCTCATGGGCAATCCCGCCGGACCAGTCGCGCGCATCAACGACCTGTCGCTCAAGGTCACCGCGCCCGACAACACCGTGTACTGGGGCAACAACGGGCTGACCAGCGGCAACTGGTCTACCTCGGGAGGCAATGCGAACACGATCGACACGGTCGAGAACGTGTTGATTGAGGCGCCGGCCGCGGGCACCTGGACCATCGAAGTGATCGCATCCGAGATCAACGAAGACGCCTACCTCGACACGCCGCAGGTCGATGCCGCCTTCGCGCTGGTGGCGACGGGGATCGACGGCTTCAGCGGCGGCATGCGCATCGCCACCAGCGGCGCCTGCCCCGGTGAAGTCAGCGTCAACTGGTCCGACGCCCCGCAGAACGTGACGCTGGGACTCGTCTTTGCCCTCAACACCGGCAGCACGGTCATTCCTGGCGGCCCCTGCGCCGGCACCACGCTCGGCCTCGGGTCGCAGCAGCTTCAACTCGTGCAGACGACCAACAGCGGCAGCGGCAACGGCTCGATCTCCGGCAACGTCGGCCAGAACTCGGTCTGCAACGGGTATCTGCAGATGATTGAGACCATCGCTTGTGCGACGAGCAACGTCGTTCGCGTGGGTCCATAA
- a CDS encoding S8 family serine peptidase → MGTKVLWMRARFLSVGLLLPLAGAFGLAADGVETAIGDEGAAVVAIEVPGSDAVVRLWDEIDETGRRTPFYSISLDGKAENVRRPVAPTIRLLCGSFDPLVAEPQVPEALRAAADSRLYLVQFQTQTIDAYRQAMADAGASLLKFVADQSFVVEMPGEVAEAVKEMPFVRWVGAMHPAYKTDPALLAELFPPDYGQGGGAAGGNEGQGGAGVLGVEAGQADGVEYSIMMTRRGPVPQNAVAQRIAAMGGVVHQQIPEGYRILATLTPDQVASVLRMDEVLFMDIPGEKGLDMDIAREIGGANMIRDTLGFTGQGVRCEVMDDGQRSSHQDFQNPPTLWHGSSASGSHGTSTSGIVYGSGRGNAQATGMLPDAEAKIMATWSPSPNRYVHTQRLVDPNGPYRAVFQSNSWGDARTRLYTTISAEMDDILFNTDILICQSQSNAGNQDSRPQAWAKNIVSVGGVYHRNTLTKDDDAWSGGGSIGPAADGRIKPDLTHFYDNIFTVSSSCDTCYTSSFGGTSGATPITAGHFGLMFQMWHESTFPGFGGGNTVFEDRPAMATAKALMINTAMQYEFTGTNHDHARVKQGWGMADLFYLFDHANRMLIVNQDVQLQETQSQSYQVDVSPGSPALKVTMVFPDPMGNPAAQQARINDLSLKVTAPDNTVYWGNHDMLGNMFTPPGGSANTVDTVENVFVELPMAGTWTIEVIASEINEDGYLPTPQVDATYALVASGIGEIPMRLQLSRWVAGVQGDAEVFAATPGEVVVFLYSVAGTGSTYIPQLDVTVDLANPAQAGIRTADQNGYALLRKRIPNGSQGRHVWVQAAEYQRKSNVVEQDIE, encoded by the coding sequence ATGGGGACCAAGGTACTGTGGATGCGGGCACGATTTCTGTCCGTCGGCCTGCTCCTGCCGCTGGCCGGCGCCTTCGGCCTGGCTGCGGATGGCGTCGAAACGGCGATCGGCGATGAAGGTGCGGCGGTGGTCGCCATCGAGGTTCCCGGCTCCGATGCAGTCGTTCGACTGTGGGACGAGATTGATGAGACGGGGCGACGCACGCCGTTTTACTCCATCAGCCTCGACGGCAAGGCTGAGAACGTGCGGCGTCCGGTGGCGCCGACCATTCGCCTGCTCTGTGGCTCGTTTGATCCGCTCGTCGCTGAGCCGCAGGTGCCTGAGGCGCTTCGCGCGGCAGCGGACAGCAGACTCTACCTTGTGCAGTTCCAGACGCAGACGATCGACGCCTATCGCCAGGCGATGGCCGATGCGGGCGCATCGCTGCTCAAGTTCGTGGCGGACCAGTCGTTCGTCGTGGAAATGCCCGGCGAAGTCGCGGAAGCTGTGAAGGAGATGCCCTTCGTTCGCTGGGTTGGCGCGATGCACCCGGCGTACAAGACGGATCCGGCGCTGCTCGCGGAACTCTTTCCGCCCGACTACGGGCAGGGCGGCGGCGCTGCAGGTGGTAACGAGGGCCAGGGCGGCGCGGGTGTGCTCGGAGTCGAAGCGGGCCAGGCCGACGGCGTCGAATACAGCATTATGATGACTCGGCGCGGTCCGGTGCCGCAAAACGCGGTGGCCCAGCGCATCGCCGCGATGGGCGGCGTCGTGCACCAGCAGATTCCCGAAGGCTATCGCATCCTCGCCACGCTGACTCCCGACCAGGTCGCGTCCGTGCTCCGCATGGACGAAGTGCTCTTCATGGACATCCCCGGCGAGAAGGGGCTGGACATGGACATCGCCCGCGAGATCGGCGGGGCAAACATGATCCGCGATACGCTCGGCTTTACCGGCCAGGGCGTGCGCTGCGAGGTCATGGATGACGGTCAGCGGAGCAGCCACCAGGACTTCCAGAATCCGCCCACACTCTGGCACGGGTCTTCCGCAAGCGGCAGCCACGGCACGTCGACTTCGGGCATCGTCTACGGCTCGGGCCGCGGCAACGCGCAGGCCACCGGCATGCTTCCCGATGCCGAGGCCAAGATCATGGCCACGTGGAGCCCTTCGCCGAACCGGTACGTGCACACGCAGCGCCTGGTTGATCCGAACGGCCCTTATCGAGCCGTGTTCCAGAGCAACTCGTGGGGCGATGCTCGCACGCGGTTGTACACGACGATCTCGGCAGAGATGGACGACATCCTCTTCAACACGGACATCTTGATCTGCCAGTCGCAGAGCAACGCGGGCAATCAGGATTCGCGCCCGCAGGCGTGGGCGAAGAACATCGTCTCGGTCGGCGGAGTGTACCACCGCAACACGCTCACTAAGGACGACGATGCCTGGAGCGGCGGCGGAAGTATCGGGCCCGCGGCCGATGGTCGCATCAAACCTGATCTCACGCACTTCTACGATAACATCTTCACGGTCTCGTCGAGTTGCGACACGTGCTACACGTCGTCGTTCGGCGGCACGAGCGGCGCCACGCCGATCACGGCCGGGCACTTCGGGCTCATGTTCCAGATGTGGCATGAGAGCACTTTCCCGGGGTTTGGCGGCGGCAACACGGTCTTTGAAGACCGGCCGGCAATGGCGACGGCCAAAGCGCTGATGATCAACACCGCCATGCAGTACGAGTTCACCGGCACCAACCATGACCACGCCCGCGTCAAGCAGGGATGGGGCATGGCGGATCTGTTCTACCTTTTCGATCACGCCAACCGCATGCTCATCGTCAACCAGGATGTGCAGTTGCAGGAGACGCAGTCGCAGAGTTACCAGGTCGATGTCAGCCCCGGCTCGCCGGCGCTGAAGGTGACGATGGTCTTCCCCGATCCGATGGGCAACCCCGCGGCTCAGCAGGCGCGCATCAACGATCTGTCGCTCAAGGTCACGGCGCCCGACAACACGGTGTACTGGGGCAACCACGACATGCTCGGCAACATGTTCACGCCGCCGGGCGGAAGCGCCAACACTGTTGACACCGTCGAGAACGTCTTCGTTGAACTGCCGATGGCCGGCACGTGGACGATCGAAGTGATCGCCTCGGAAATCAACGAGGACGGCTACCTCCCCACGCCGCAGGTTGATGCGACTTACGCTCTCGTCGCCTCGGGCATCGGCGAGATCCCGATGCGGTTGCAACTGTCGCGCTGGGTGGCCGGCGTGCAGGGCGATGCCGAAGTGTTTGCCGCGACGCCGGGCGAGGTGGTCGTCTTCCTGTACAGCGTGGCCGGCACGGGCAGCACGTACATCCCGCAACTCGACGTGACCGTGGACCTCGCTAACCCGGCCCAGGCGGGCATCCGCACCGCCGACCAAAACGGCTATGCCCTGCTGCGCAAGCGCATCCCGAATGGATCGCAGGGGCGGCACGTCTGGGTGCAGGCGGCCGAGTACCAGCGCAAGTCCAATGTTGTCGAGCAGGATATCGAATGA